A portion of the Microlunatus phosphovorus NM-1 genome contains these proteins:
- a CDS encoding WhiB family transcriptional regulator, giving the protein MNKTARDLKSATTLLGTGPSALETQTLPCRLGDPDLWFAESPGDVEAAKAQCQDCPLRPECLAGALERREPWGVWGGELFIGGVVVARKRPRGRPRKHPLPEPVAA; this is encoded by the coding sequence ATGAACAAGACAGCACGAGACCTGAAGAGCGCCACCACGCTCCTGGGGACGGGTCCCTCGGCGCTGGAGACGCAGACCCTGCCCTGCCGACTGGGCGACCCCGACCTGTGGTTCGCCGAGTCACCCGGCGACGTCGAGGCAGCGAAGGCACAGTGCCAGGACTGCCCGCTGCGGCCGGAGTGCCTGGCCGGAGCCTTGGAACGGCGCGAGCCGTGGGGCGTCTGGGGCGGCGAGCTGTTCATCGGCGGCGTCGTCGTGGCCCGCAAGCGGCCGCGGGGGCGGCCGCGGAAGCACCCGCTGCCTGAGCCGGTCGCCGCGTGA
- a CDS encoding ATP-dependent DNA helicase UvrD2 yields MSTASIAPPRIGGDPELLLAALDPEQRAVATALHGPVAVIAGAGTGKTRAITHRIAYGVAVGAYSPTAVLAVTFTTRAAGEMRGRLQQLGARGVQARTFHSAALRQAQYFWPKAYGGELPSVLDNRMSLVAEAAGRLRVRVDTARLRDLLGEISWAKVSNTTPEDYARVAAPLDRTVSGIDPETVARIFTGYEELKRQRGRIDFEDILLCTAALLAEHDDIRDQVQRTYRHLVVDEYQDVSPLQHRLLELWRGNRSELCVVGDPAQTIHSFAGARADFLTGFARRHPNATVVRLVRDYRSTPQVVGAANAVMRAGRGPTAGGGIDAVELQAQRPPGPEPLLQESQNEADEAAEIADWLAGLAARGVDYREMAVLFRINAQSPVMEQALAERNIPYLVRGGERFYERAEVRQALHALRTQARAITELDGDRPADAVAEVQATLGALGWTEQPPSGAGAVRERWESLAALVAVAEDLAAASAEPIGLPVVVEELERRAQAQHVPSAQGVTVSTLHSAKGLEWDAVALFGIQEGSLPFVLATRPDEVAEERRLLYVGLTRAREHLHVSWSRTRGGGQATRKPSRFLDPLLPAHYRGGAAPSAAGDQRQRRKGTVLAAHCRTCGHALHDAAERKLGRHADCPATYDERTLTLLKEWRKQTSAEEKVPAFCVFTDATLIAIAEARPTSDAALLKIPGLGQAKLGKYGDQVLAILAAET; encoded by the coding sequence ATGTCTACCGCCTCGATCGCGCCGCCGCGGATCGGCGGCGATCCGGAACTGCTCTTGGCTGCGCTCGATCCGGAGCAGCGGGCGGTCGCGACCGCCCTGCATGGTCCGGTGGCGGTGATCGCCGGCGCGGGCACTGGCAAGACCAGGGCCATCACGCACCGGATCGCGTACGGGGTGGCCGTGGGGGCCTACTCGCCGACGGCCGTGCTCGCGGTGACGTTCACCACCCGGGCGGCGGGGGAGATGCGCGGCCGCTTGCAGCAGCTGGGCGCCCGCGGGGTGCAGGCGCGTACGTTCCATTCGGCGGCCTTGCGACAGGCGCAGTACTTCTGGCCGAAGGCGTACGGTGGTGAGCTGCCGTCGGTGCTGGACAACCGGATGTCCCTGGTCGCCGAGGCGGCCGGCCGGCTGCGAGTCCGGGTCGACACGGCCCGGCTGCGCGACCTGCTCGGTGAGATCTCCTGGGCCAAGGTCAGCAACACCACACCGGAGGACTACGCCCGGGTGGCCGCGCCGCTGGACCGGACGGTGTCCGGCATCGACCCGGAGACGGTGGCGCGGATCTTCACCGGCTATGAGGAGTTGAAGCGGCAGCGAGGCCGGATCGACTTCGAGGACATCCTGCTGTGCACCGCCGCGCTGCTGGCCGAGCACGACGACATCCGCGATCAGGTGCAGCGGACCTATCGGCACCTGGTGGTCGACGAATACCAGGACGTCTCACCGCTGCAGCATCGCCTGTTGGAGCTCTGGCGTGGCAACCGGTCGGAGCTGTGCGTGGTCGGCGATCCTGCCCAGACCATCCACTCCTTCGCTGGTGCCCGCGCCGATTTCCTCACCGGCTTCGCTCGTCGGCATCCGAACGCGACGGTGGTCCGGCTGGTTCGTGACTATCGCTCCACGCCTCAGGTGGTCGGTGCCGCGAACGCGGTGATGCGCGCGGGTCGTGGTCCGACGGCCGGCGGCGGGATCGATGCGGTGGAGCTTCAGGCACAGCGACCACCCGGTCCGGAGCCATTGCTGCAGGAGTCCCAGAACGAGGCAGACGAGGCCGCCGAGATCGCCGACTGGCTGGCCGGGCTCGCGGCGCGCGGGGTGGACTACCGCGAGATGGCCGTGCTGTTCCGCATCAACGCACAGTCACCCGTCATGGAGCAGGCTCTGGCCGAGCGGAACATCCCGTACCTGGTGCGCGGGGGTGAGCGCTTCTACGAGCGCGCCGAGGTGCGACAGGCGCTGCACGCCCTGCGGACCCAGGCACGAGCGATCACCGAGCTGGACGGGGACCGTCCGGCGGACGCGGTGGCCGAGGTGCAGGCCACCCTGGGCGCGCTCGGCTGGACCGAGCAGCCGCCGAGCGGCGCCGGCGCGGTACGCGAGCGCTGGGAATCGTTGGCCGCGCTGGTCGCGGTCGCCGAGGACCTCGCGGCGGCCAGCGCGGAGCCGATCGGTCTCCCGGTGGTGGTCGAGGAGTTGGAGCGGCGCGCCCAGGCGCAGCACGTGCCCTCGGCGCAAGGAGTGACGGTCTCCACCTTGCACTCGGCCAAGGGCCTGGAGTGGGATGCGGTGGCGCTGTTCGGCATCCAGGAGGGATCGCTGCCGTTCGTGCTCGCCACCCGGCCGGACGAGGTCGCCGAGGAACGCCGGCTGCTCTATGTCGGGCTCACCCGGGCGCGAGAGCACCTGCACGTGTCGTGGTCGCGGACCCGCGGCGGGGGGCAGGCGACGCGCAAACCGTCGCGGTTCCTGGATCCGCTGTTGCCCGCGCACTATCGCGGCGGTGCGGCGCCGAGCGCCGCGGGCGACCAGCGCCAGCGTCGGAAGGGCACCGTGCTCGCGGCCCACTGCCGGACCTGCGGTCATGCGCTGCACGACGCCGCCGAGCGCAAGCTCGGCCGCCACGCCGACTGCCCGGCCACCTACGACGAGCGGACCTTGACCCTGCTGAAGGAGTGGCGCAAGCAGACCTCGGCGGAGGAGAAGGTGCCGGCGTTCTGCGTCTTCACCGATGCCACCTTGATAGCGATCGCCGAGGCCCGCCCGACCTCAGACGCAGCACTGCTCAAGATCCCGGGACTCGGCCAGGCGAAGCTGGGCAAGTACGGCGATCAGGTGCTCGCCATCCTGGCTGCGGAGACCTGA
- a CDS encoding GNAT family N-acetyltransferase: MDAVVVRRSVEADWERSRAIRLRALRDAPLAFASTYEREIAFLPEQWKARIGDSAQFLAGNADGEVIGTATGFTDPGEPGTVNLVAMFVVAEARRCGVGEQLVEAVVAQARADGASRVRLHVVETNDGAARLYARCGFVRTGVTEPLPHQPSLLEHEMVLALR; this comes from the coding sequence GTGGATGCGGTAGTGGTGCGTCGCAGCGTCGAAGCCGACTGGGAACGCTCGCGTGCGATTCGGTTGCGGGCGCTGCGTGATGCGCCACTTGCCTTTGCCTCGACCTATGAGCGCGAGATCGCCTTCCTGCCCGAGCAATGGAAGGCACGGATCGGCGATTCCGCTCAGTTCCTGGCGGGGAACGCGGATGGCGAGGTGATCGGGACGGCGACCGGGTTCACCGATCCGGGGGAGCCCGGGACGGTGAACCTGGTGGCGATGTTCGTCGTCGCGGAAGCCCGGCGCTGCGGTGTCGGCGAGCAGCTTGTCGAGGCCGTCGTGGCACAGGCCAGGGCAGACGGGGCAAGCCGGGTTCGGTTGCATGTGGTGGAGACCAACGACGGCGCCGCTCGGCTGTATGCACGGTGCGGATTCGTCCGTACCGGCGTGACGGAACCGCTGCCGCACCAGCCCAGCCTGCTGGAGCACGAGATGGTGCTGGCGCTCCGCTGA
- a CDS encoding mycoredoxin — translation MAQVTMYTTQWCGYCYRLKAQLRHADIAYDEVDIARHPEAADLVASINDGNQTVPTLVFADGSALTNPSVAQVQDRLAVLSS, via the coding sequence ATGGCACAGGTGACGATGTACACCACACAGTGGTGTGGCTACTGCTATCGGCTGAAGGCGCAGCTCAGGCACGCCGACATCGCCTATGACGAAGTGGACATCGCGCGCCACCCCGAGGCGGCTGACCTGGTGGCCTCGATCAACGACGGCAATCAGACCGTGCCCACCCTGGTCTTCGCCGACGGCTCCGCACTGACCAACCCGAGTGTCGCCCAGGTGCAGGACCGGCTGGCCGTCCTCAGCTCGTGA
- a CDS encoding HAD hydrolase-like protein, whose product MADSTATSSGMTGIAGITTVVFDIDGTLLDSAAGILAGFRRALVAGGVATPAEADLRIHLGPPLLDFLVTAGVAQDRLAEAAQAYHDFYLTDGIWQASPYAGITPLLDRLVASGYRLATASAKRSATAEAIVTAHGLAPYFAVIGGTSQTRLTKADTLGYVLAELNAEPGETIMIGDRHHDIEGAHAHGIRAIGVRWGYGVGDELVRARADWLADDVADLVRLLGA is encoded by the coding sequence ATGGCCGACTCGACCGCAACGTCCAGTGGAATGACCGGGATCGCCGGGATCACGACCGTCGTCTTCGACATCGACGGCACCCTGCTCGACTCGGCGGCCGGCATCCTGGCCGGCTTCCGACGGGCCCTGGTCGCGGGCGGTGTCGCAACACCCGCGGAAGCCGACCTCCGGATCCATCTCGGTCCGCCGCTACTGGACTTCCTGGTGACCGCAGGCGTGGCTCAGGACCGTCTTGCAGAGGCTGCACAGGCGTACCACGACTTCTATCTCACTGATGGGATCTGGCAGGCAAGCCCGTACGCGGGGATCACTCCGCTGCTCGACCGACTGGTCGCCTCCGGCTATCGGCTGGCCACCGCATCGGCGAAGCGATCGGCGACTGCCGAGGCCATTGTCACCGCACACGGTCTGGCGCCCTACTTCGCGGTGATCGGCGGCACCAGCCAGACCAGGCTCACCAAGGCTGACACCCTCGGGTATGTGCTGGCCGAGCTCAATGCCGAGCCGGGCGAGACGATCATGATCGGCGACCGGCACCACGACATCGAGGGAGCGCACGCCCACGGGATCCGGGCGATCGGCGTGCGCTGGGGCTACGGCGTGGGCGACGAGCTGGTGCGCGCCAGGGCTGACTGGCTCGCCGACGACGTCGCTGACCTGGTTCGACTGCTCGGGGCGTGA
- a CDS encoding ClpP family protease, translating to MSETATTPFDEQLLSRLLHQRIIVLGAEVDDPIANRICAQLLLLSAEDPRADISLYINSPGGSVSAGLAIMDTMRLIPNEVSTLAMGLAASMGQFLLTAGTPGKRYALPHARVLLHQGSAGIGGTAVDIEIQAQNLEHTRDTVLGLIAEHSGQPIERIEQDSLRDRWFTAEEARAYGLVDHVVSTLDDIRPEGRRAVGLAR from the coding sequence ATGAGCGAAACAGCCACCACACCCTTCGACGAGCAACTGCTCAGTCGACTGCTGCACCAGCGCATCATCGTCCTCGGCGCCGAGGTCGACGACCCGATCGCCAACCGCATCTGCGCCCAGCTGCTGCTGTTGTCGGCCGAGGATCCGCGCGCCGACATCAGTCTCTACATCAACTCCCCCGGCGGCTCGGTCTCCGCGGGCTTGGCGATCATGGACACCATGCGGCTGATCCCCAACGAGGTCAGCACGCTGGCCATGGGCTTGGCCGCGAGCATGGGACAGTTCCTGCTGACCGCCGGCACGCCGGGCAAGCGGTACGCGCTCCCGCACGCGCGGGTGCTGCTCCACCAAGGTTCCGCCGGGATCGGCGGCACCGCGGTCGACATCGAGATCCAGGCACAGAACCTGGAGCACACCCGCGACACGGTGCTCGGGCTGATCGCCGAGCACAGCGGGCAACCGATCGAGCGGATCGAGCAGGACTCGCTGCGCGACCGTTGGTTCACCGCCGAGGAGGCCAGAGCGTACGGCCTGGTCGATCACGTGGTGAGCACGCTGGACGACATCCGGCCGGAGGGCCGGCGCGCAGTGGGGCTGGCCCGATGA
- a CDS encoding ClpP family protease, with product MSSYTIPNVVEKRPTGERALDIYSRLLSDRIVYLGTELDDGVANVIVAQLLHLESEDAEREINLYINSPGGSMTAMLAIYDTLQFIHAPVATTCVGQAASAAAVLLAAGSPGRRSILPHGRVLLHQPSAEGRGTLPDLVLHAREVMRIRAQMEEVLSLHTGQSVQRLRADTDRDKIFTAEEAVAYGIVDAVIGSRKLLA from the coding sequence ATGAGCAGCTACACCATCCCCAATGTGGTCGAGAAGCGGCCGACCGGAGAGCGTGCGCTGGACATCTACAGCCGGCTGCTGTCGGACCGGATCGTCTATCTCGGCACCGAGTTGGACGACGGTGTGGCGAACGTGATCGTCGCCCAGCTGCTCCACCTGGAGTCGGAGGACGCCGAGCGGGAGATCAACCTGTACATCAACTCCCCTGGTGGCTCGATGACCGCGATGCTGGCCATCTACGACACCCTGCAGTTCATCCACGCACCGGTGGCGACCACCTGTGTCGGTCAGGCCGCCTCTGCTGCGGCGGTGCTGCTGGCGGCCGGCTCGCCCGGTCGGCGCTCGATCCTGCCGCATGGCCGGGTGCTGCTCCATCAGCCCTCGGCCGAGGGGCGCGGGACCTTGCCGGACCTGGTGCTGCACGCCCGTGAGGTGATGCGGATCCGGGCTCAGATGGAAGAGGTGCTGTCCCTTCACACCGGTCAGTCCGTCCAGCGGCTCAGAGCCGACACCGACCGGGACAAGATCTTCACCGCCGAGGAGGCAGTCGCGTACGGGATCGTGGATGCGGTGATCGGGAGCCGGAAGCTGCTGGCCTGA
- a CDS encoding FUSC family protein, with protein sequence MSQTKAPATLRDRVRGRIRRGLRRLTRFAWPTHPDRWRDVPYRLVPTIVTTVRLTSGAVLGYLMTWLITGSNTDITGALTALLVMQASAYSTLRMGIVRVGAVLGGVLVATLLSNWIGLTWWSLGAAVAVSLVLSKVLRLGEQAIEMPISAMLILAVSNPEIAAETRVLNTLIGAGVGITLNLLYPPPMPIRPAGDSIRAVAAAISAPLRQSAEALRAGPITRGQVAGWTHALDVAGRRVDQATAAVTRLKDSRRLNPRAIGFADLEPVLASGLASLDGCLLAVRALFTVMRTEVPSGETPEDPYGAELREAFAVVLDDLADSVTGFGSLVVAEASSREEEVERRLDHTLDVLRETKAILAELITVQPGGAESSWLLRGSILAAIDQVLAQLDVEERARARREWHASQARRATLRLPSLVQAALPHPELPYIRGIADVVVSRRDADEAEEDDPDEETDAMSSGATKPA encoded by the coding sequence GTGAGTCAGACGAAGGCGCCGGCCACCCTCCGAGACAGGGTGCGGGGCCGGATCCGGCGAGGGCTGCGTCGACTGACCAGATTCGCGTGGCCGACCCATCCCGACCGGTGGCGTGATGTGCCGTACCGGTTGGTGCCCACCATCGTCACGACGGTCCGGTTGACCTCCGGCGCGGTGCTCGGCTATCTGATGACCTGGCTGATCACCGGCAGCAACACCGATATCACCGGTGCACTGACAGCACTGCTGGTGATGCAGGCGTCGGCGTACTCGACACTGCGGATGGGCATCGTCCGGGTCGGCGCGGTGCTGGGCGGAGTTCTGGTGGCGACCCTGTTGTCGAACTGGATCGGGCTGACCTGGTGGAGCCTGGGCGCCGCCGTGGCCGTTTCGCTGGTGCTGAGCAAGGTCCTCCGACTCGGCGAGCAGGCGATCGAGATGCCGATCAGCGCGATGCTCATCCTTGCCGTCAGCAATCCCGAGATCGCCGCCGAGACCCGGGTGCTCAACACCCTGATCGGGGCCGGCGTCGGCATCACCCTCAATCTGCTCTATCCGCCACCGATGCCGATCCGCCCGGCGGGCGACTCGATCCGGGCCGTAGCGGCAGCGATCAGCGCGCCGCTGCGGCAGTCCGCCGAGGCGCTGCGCGCCGGGCCGATCACCCGAGGCCAGGTAGCCGGGTGGACCCATGCACTCGACGTCGCCGGCCGCCGGGTCGATCAGGCGACGGCGGCCGTGACGAGACTCAAGGACAGCCGCCGGCTCAACCCGCGGGCGATCGGGTTCGCCGACCTGGAGCCGGTCCTGGCCAGTGGGCTCGCCTCGCTGGACGGGTGCCTGCTGGCGGTCCGGGCGCTGTTCACGGTGATGCGCACCGAAGTGCCCAGCGGGGAGACACCGGAGGATCCGTACGGGGCGGAGCTGCGCGAGGCCTTTGCCGTCGTGCTCGACGACCTCGCCGACAGCGTGACCGGTTTCGGCAGTCTGGTGGTGGCCGAGGCGAGCAGCCGGGAGGAGGAGGTCGAACGTCGGCTCGATCACACCTTGGACGTGCTCCGGGAGACGAAAGCGATCCTGGCCGAGCTGATCACGGTGCAGCCGGGCGGGGCGGAATCCTCCTGGTTGCTGCGCGGCTCGATCCTGGCCGCCATCGACCAGGTGCTGGCTCAGCTCGACGTCGAGGAGCGGGCCCGAGCCCGGCGGGAATGGCACGCGAGCCAGGCCCGCCGGGCAACGTTGCGACTGCCGTCGCTGGTGCAGGCCGCCTTGCCCCATCCCGAGCTGCCCTACATCCGCGGCATCGCCGATGTCGTGGTCTCGCGCCGGGATGCGGACGAGGCCGAGGAGGATGACCCCGACGAGGAGACGGACGCGATGTCCTCGGGTGCGACGAAGCCTGCTTGA
- a CDS encoding helix-turn-helix domain-containing protein, whose amino-acid sequence MGDVVAFRGRTPKTPTPAVERDPLWRELVGQVLRETRAERGETQRDVADRAGISVQYLSELERGRKEPSSEMLAAVGGALGLPLVEIVRSVGRRLSRSASRPSGPVALAA is encoded by the coding sequence ATGGGTGACGTGGTGGCGTTTCGCGGGCGTACGCCGAAGACTCCGACCCCTGCGGTCGAGCGTGATCCGCTGTGGCGCGAGTTGGTGGGGCAGGTGCTCCGTGAGACTCGGGCCGAGCGCGGCGAAACCCAGCGTGACGTAGCGGATCGAGCGGGCATCTCGGTGCAGTATCTGTCCGAGCTTGAGCGCGGCCGCAAAGAGCCGTCCTCGGAGATGCTGGCCGCGGTCGGCGGTGCGCTGGGCCTGCCGTTGGTCGAGATTGTTCGGTCGGTGGGGCGCCGGCTCAGCCGGTCGGCCTCTCGGCCATCCGGTCCGGTCGCGCTCGCCGCCTGA
- a CDS encoding polysaccharide deacetylase family protein gives MSSERHIVALVPAYNEEESIAATIEAVLNQERVPDKIVIIPNGCSDRTADIARTFPVTVMELPRLEHKKSEALNRAWLQYAQDADVVICLDADTVLPPNAIGDWEQEFVYDWARHGSQAVTAFAGTGSSPAPLRSRDIRELPLGGSSSKFTMLGKDFLTRLQRAEFSRWTDTALRRGWTSVLAGTGAAISGEALRQVAAMDDREGPWIYSSQVEDFELTYRIRQLGYRCQVSPTVRAYTDAMKTVKALWGQRMKWQVGTIEDLLKIGVNRLTVMDWFQQLSGMFSAFARYLWVAVILTLCLVGHLRFQWLWWVAVPLFFVVLQVKHAHRIPHRDRVDVLYAFLIIPSEAFAWLRAGWFTAAWIQAPVDLIRGRHKDRWGLQYRAEAFRRGLVGKLRLAGIRVVAASGIATVALLSIGNLVPASGLPTVEAIARTGTGAINHSGPATCRGYVALTYDDGPTQYTAATSDLLRRYGLHAAFFLTGEHTELNPDAVRALAADGQMIGNHTVTHPHLTDLPISQAKQEILDNADLIEAVTGQRPTLFRPPYGDTNDKLSAFALRNGMPETLWTLDTNDWIGKTPSQVDDEIGKAKDGDIILMHDDEDTDIKTVALIASTLRRLDLCTGRIVPDSASHHIPLLDKSHSVKVVPW, from the coding sequence ATGAGTTCTGAGCGCCATATTGTCGCGCTTGTTCCCGCTTACAATGAAGAAGAAAGCATCGCCGCCACCATTGAGGCAGTCCTCAATCAGGAGCGAGTGCCGGACAAGATCGTGATCATCCCAAACGGATGCAGCGATCGGACAGCGGACATCGCACGTACCTTTCCGGTCACCGTGATGGAGTTGCCGCGGCTGGAGCACAAGAAGTCCGAGGCCCTCAACCGGGCCTGGCTGCAGTACGCGCAGGACGCGGATGTGGTCATCTGTCTGGACGCTGACACCGTCTTGCCGCCCAACGCCATCGGCGACTGGGAGCAGGAGTTCGTCTACGACTGGGCTCGTCATGGATCACAAGCAGTGACTGCGTTCGCCGGGACCGGATCGTCTCCCGCGCCGTTGCGCAGCCGCGACATCCGCGAGCTGCCACTGGGTGGATCGTCGAGCAAGTTCACCATGTTGGGCAAAGACTTCCTGACCCGCCTGCAGCGAGCCGAGTTCTCCCGTTGGACCGATACCGCGCTGCGCCGTGGCTGGACGTCGGTGCTCGCCGGAACCGGCGCTGCGATCTCCGGGGAAGCCCTCCGCCAGGTCGCGGCGATGGACGATCGAGAAGGTCCCTGGATCTACAGCAGTCAGGTCGAGGACTTCGAGCTCACCTACCGCATCCGCCAGCTGGGCTACCGATGCCAGGTCTCGCCCACGGTCCGCGCCTACACCGACGCCATGAAGACGGTCAAGGCTCTGTGGGGTCAGCGGATGAAGTGGCAGGTCGGCACGATCGAGGATCTGCTCAAGATCGGCGTCAATCGGCTCACCGTGATGGACTGGTTCCAACAGCTCTCCGGGATGTTCTCGGCGTTCGCTCGCTACCTCTGGGTCGCGGTGATCTTGACGCTGTGCCTGGTCGGCCACTTGAGGTTCCAGTGGCTGTGGTGGGTCGCCGTTCCGCTGTTCTTCGTTGTGCTGCAGGTGAAACACGCCCACCGGATCCCGCACCGGGACCGCGTTGACGTGCTCTACGCCTTCTTGATCATCCCGTCCGAAGCCTTCGCGTGGTTGCGAGCCGGCTGGTTCACGGCCGCCTGGATCCAGGCCCCCGTCGACCTGATCCGGGGGCGACACAAGGACCGTTGGGGGCTGCAGTACCGCGCCGAAGCATTCCGGCGCGGACTGGTCGGCAAGCTCCGGCTGGCCGGGATCCGAGTTGTCGCCGCCTCTGGCATTGCCACTGTGGCTCTGTTGTCGATCGGCAACCTGGTGCCGGCCTCTGGACTGCCGACGGTCGAGGCCATCGCCCGAACAGGCACCGGCGCCATCAACCACTCCGGACCGGCAACCTGCCGCGGGTATGTCGCGTTGACCTACGACGACGGCCCGACTCAGTACACGGCGGCGACCTCCGACCTGCTGCGACGCTACGGGCTGCACGCCGCCTTCTTCCTGACCGGCGAGCACACCGAGCTGAACCCGGACGCCGTGCGTGCCCTGGCTGCCGACGGTCAGATGATCGGCAACCACACCGTCACCCATCCGCATCTGACAGATCTGCCGATCTCCCAGGCAAAGCAGGAGATCCTCGACAACGCCGACCTCATCGAGGCAGTCACCGGTCAGCGACCCACCCTGTTCCGCCCACCGTACGGCGACACCAACGACAAGCTGAGCGCCTTCGCCCTTCGAAATGGCATGCCCGAGACGCTGTGGACGCTCGACACCAACGACTGGATCGGCAAGACCCCGTCCCAGGTCGACGACGAGATCGGCAAGGCCAAGGACGGGGACATCATCTTGATGCACGACGACGAGGACACCGACATCAAGACCGTTGCCTTGATCGCCAGCACCTTGCGGCGCCTCGACCTGTGCACGGGACGCATCGTTCCTGACAGTGCAAGCCACCACATCCCACTGCTGGACAAGTCCCATTCCGTCAAGGTGGTGCCCTGGTGA